One Solanum pennellii chromosome 10, SPENNV200 genomic region harbors:
- the LOC107001165 gene encoding uncharacterized protein K02A2.6-like yields MDLIGPIKPTASNGHGFVLVTIDYFTKWVEATSHKSVTKKVMDDFVKNNIICRFGIPESIITDNGTNLNSDLMRSMCEKFKISHRYSTAYRPQMNGAVEAANKNIKRILRKMIDNHKHWQEKLPFALLGYRTTIRTSTWATPYFLVYYTEVVIPAEVEIPSLRIIQEAKLSDADWIQGQAENLALTDGRRINATCHGQLYQYSLAKAFNKKVKPRHFLPEQLVLKRIFPNHDEAKVNFHQTGKVRT; encoded by the coding sequence ATGGATCTCATTGGTCCAATCAAGCCAACAGCATCCAACGGGCACGGATTCGTTCTTGTCACAATTGActatttcaccaagtgggttGAGGCCACCTCCCACAAATCAGTCACAAAGAAAGTTATGGATGACTTCgtcaaaaataacataatttgtAGGTTCGGAATTCCTGAGTCAATCATCACCGACAATGGAACCAACCTTAACAGTGACCTAATGAGATCAATGTGTGAGAAGTTCAAGATCAGTCATCGATACTCTACAGCATACAGGCCACAGATGAACGGGGCTGTTGAGGCAGcaaacaaaaacatcaaaaggaTATTGCGCAAGATGATTGATAACCACAAACACTGGCAGGAAAAGCTACCTTTCGCGTTGTTGGGGTATCGTACCACAATCAGAACTTCCACATGGGCCACACCTTACTTCTTAGTATACTACACTGAAGTTGTGATACCCGCCGAAGTAGAGATACCTTCCCTAAGGATCATCCaagaagcaaagctgagtgacGCTGACTGGATACAAGGTCAGGCAGAGAATTTGGCATTAACAGATGGAAGAAGAATTAACGCCACTTGTCATGGTCAGCTCTACCAGTATAGTTTGGCCAAAGCTTTCAACAAGAAGGTTAAACCCAGACATTTCTTACCTGAGCAACTAGTTTTGAAGCGGATTTTCCCAAATCACGACGAAGCAAAGGTAAATTTTCACCAAACTGGCAAGGTCCGTACATAG